One segment of bacterium DNA contains the following:
- the hisI gene encoding phosphoribosyl-AMP cyclohydrolase, which translates to MGWIDTLKFQDDGLIPVIAQDEKTGEILMFAFANREALEHTIRTGNVTYWSRSRKKLWKKGEESGNVQKMKALYTDCDKDVVLVKIEQIGGAACHTGKRSCFFNELSGDNWKEVGVQVFDPEKVYGHK; encoded by the coding sequence ATGGGCTGGATCGATACGCTGAAATTCCAAGACGACGGGCTCATTCCCGTCATCGCGCAGGACGAGAAGACCGGCGAGATCCTCATGTTCGCCTTCGCCAACCGCGAGGCCCTCGAACACACGATCCGGACCGGGAACGTCACCTACTGGAGCCGCAGCCGCAAGAAGCTGTGGAAAAAGGGCGAGGAATCCGGGAACGTGCAGAAAATGAAGGCCCTTTATACGGATTGCGACAAGGACGTCGTTCTGGTAAAAATAGAGCAGATCGGGGGCGCCGCCTGCCACACGGGCAAACGCTCCTGCTTCTTCAACGAATTGTCGGGCGATAACTGGAAGGAAGTCGGCGTCCAGGTCTTCGACCCCGAAAAGGTTTACGGACACAAATGA
- a CDS encoding HisA/HisF-related TIM barrel protein — translation GIRDLKTIDKVLSIGVNYVILGTSAVQNKDFVKESVKEYGKSIIAGIDAKKGFVAIKGWKQVTKVNAVDLAKEMVDLGVGQIIFTDIQRDGMLEGPNFKSTKELAKAVKVPVIISGGMSGYKDIEHAKRLEKYGITSVIIGKALYTGKIDLKQAIRIAKEPVQPRAKKKK, via the coding sequence GGCATCCGCGACCTGAAGACAATCGATAAGGTCCTTTCCATCGGCGTGAACTACGTGATCCTGGGCACCTCGGCGGTGCAGAACAAGGATTTCGTGAAGGAATCGGTCAAGGAATACGGCAAGTCCATCATCGCCGGCATCGACGCCAAGAAGGGATTCGTGGCCATCAAGGGCTGGAAACAGGTGACCAAGGTCAACGCGGTGGACCTGGCCAAGGAGATGGTGGACCTGGGCGTGGGCCAGATCATCTTCACCGACATCCAGCGCGACGGGATGCTGGAAGGCCCCAACTTCAAGAGCACCAAGGAACTGGCGAAGGCCGTCAAGGTGCCGGTCATCATCTCGGGCGGCATGTCGGGCTACAAGGACATCGAACACGCCAAGCGGCTGGAGAAGTACGGCATCACCTCGGTGATCATCGGCAAGGCCCTCTACACGGGCAAGATCGACCTGAAGCAGGCCATCAGGATCGCGAAAGAACCGGTGCAACCCCGCGCGAAAAAGAAGAAGTAG
- the hisF gene encoding imidazole glycerol phosphate synthase subunit HisF: protein MLAKRIIPCLDVKEGRVVKGVKFQNLRDAGDPVEIAKQYDTEGADELVFLDITASHEKRNILLDVVTRTAEAVFMPLTVGGGVRTTDDIKTLLRSGADKVSLNTRAVENPQVLQEGANKFGAQCIVLAIDAKRKDPADPAKGWEVFTHGGRTATGKDAVEWAKQGVQLGAGEILLTSMDRDGTKNGYDLELTKAIAEAVSVPVIASGGVGNLDHLADGVTLGKADAVLAASIFHYGEYTVKQAKEYLKYKNIPVRL, encoded by the coding sequence ATGTTAGCCAAGCGCATCATCCCCTGTCTCGACGTCAAGGAAGGCCGCGTGGTCAAGGGCGTCAAGTTCCAGAACCTCCGCGACGCGGGGGACCCGGTCGAGATCGCCAAGCAATACGACACCGAGGGTGCCGACGAGCTGGTCTTCCTCGACATCACCGCCTCCCACGAGAAGCGCAACATCCTGCTGGATGTGGTCACCCGCACCGCCGAGGCGGTCTTCATGCCGCTGACGGTCGGCGGGGGAGTGCGCACCACCGACGACATCAAGACCCTCCTGAGGTCCGGGGCCGATAAGGTCTCCCTCAACACCCGGGCGGTCGAGAATCCCCAAGTGCTCCAGGAAGGTGCCAACAAGTTCGGCGCCCAATGCATCGTGCTGGCCATCGACGCCAAGCGGAAGGACCCCGCGGACCCCGCCAAGGGCTGGGAGGTCTTCACCCACGGCGGCCGGACGGCGACGGGCAAGGACGCGGTCGAATGGGCGAAGCAAGGGGTCCAATTGGGGGCGGGCGAGATCCTTTTGACCAGCATGGACCGGGACGGCACCAAGAACGGCTATGACCTGGAATTGACGAAAGCCATCGCGGAGGCGGTCTCCGTGCCGGTCATCGCCTCGGGCGGGGTGGGGAACCTGGATCACTTGGCGGACGGGGTCACCCTGGGCAAGGCCGACGCGGTCCTGGCGGCTTCGATCTTCCATTATGGCGAGTACACGGTGAAACAGGCGAAGGAATACCTGAAGTACAAAAACATACCCGTCAGGCTTTAG